One region of Terriglobales bacterium genomic DNA includes:
- a CDS encoding N-acetyltransferase, which yields MRPLLDQESQVWSRLLSWDYSSSAEMILRYVDAKILPGYAAVDSRRVFGYAFFVYEGSKGVIGDMFVTDGKLGPSGNGRPLTEHKLLAHVIETLQQSPGIHRIEAQLLVHDTGAVSQPFLNEGFRRHPRLFMALPLRGEGAPPRVPPTAPAEFEIRKWSEQDFQAAATLITSAYRGHVDSDINDQYRTVSGSLRFLNNIVRFPGCGTFDPDASFVAIHKPTRTQAGLILCSRVKSDVGHVTQVCVLPEHRGRKIGEALIGATCAALRRRTFAALSLTVTQANTRAVELYNRIGFDVKRVFDAFVWEG from the coding sequence TTGCGTCCGCTGCTGGACCAGGAGTCGCAGGTGTGGTCGCGCCTGCTCTCGTGGGACTACAGCAGCTCGGCGGAGATGATTCTCCGCTACGTGGACGCGAAGATTCTGCCCGGATACGCCGCCGTGGACAGCCGCCGCGTGTTCGGGTACGCGTTCTTCGTGTACGAGGGCAGCAAGGGCGTGATCGGCGACATGTTCGTGACCGACGGCAAGCTCGGTCCGTCGGGCAACGGGCGGCCGCTCACCGAGCACAAGCTGCTGGCGCACGTGATCGAGACGCTGCAGCAGTCGCCGGGCATCCATCGCATCGAGGCGCAACTGCTGGTGCACGATACCGGCGCGGTGTCGCAGCCATTTCTGAACGAAGGATTCCGGCGGCATCCTCGCCTGTTCATGGCGCTGCCGCTGCGCGGAGAAGGCGCGCCGCCGCGCGTGCCGCCGACCGCCCCGGCGGAGTTCGAGATCCGCAAGTGGTCGGAGCAGGACTTCCAGGCGGCGGCCACGCTGATCACGTCCGCGTATCGCGGGCACGTGGATTCCGACATCAACGACCAGTACCGCACGGTGAGCGGCTCGCTGCGCTTCCTCAACAACATCGTGCGCTTTCCGGGCTGCGGCACGTTTGATCCTGACGCGTCGTTCGTGGCGATTCACAAGCCCACGCGCACCCAGGCGGGGCTCATTTTGTGCTCGCGGGTGAAGAGCGACGTGGGGCACGTGACGCAGGTGTGCGTGCTGCCCGAGCATCGCGGGCGGAAGATCGGCGAAGCGCTGATCGGGGCGACGTGCGCGGCGCTGCGGCGGCGGACCTTCGCCGCGCTCTCGCTCACCGTCACGCAGGCCAACACGCGCGCGGTGGAGCTTTACAACCGCATCGGGTTTGACGTGAAGCGCGTGTTCGATGCGTTCGTGTGGGAAGGATGA
- a CDS encoding glycosyltransferase family 39 protein, whose amino-acid sequence MQKRSLWTDLGTLAAFCAFFFVFGAGAIGLAGADEPRYAQIAREMLARGEWIVPILNGQPWLEKPILYYWEAMLAYRLFGVSELAARLPSAISAAVMVFGVYLFVRGEAVWRSEGELQRSDSPSGMDAALMTASTVAVIGFAHGAGTDMLLAANFTLGMLAWMAWRRHEKRTWLAAFYFFMALGMLAKGPVAPGLAAIIIVIFAVLRRERRLVWRTLWLPGIALFCAVALPWYSAVQARTGTFFRVFFLEHNLERFGTDLYRHSQPFWYYVPVLLLCLAPWTVFAVAAMVDAVKRRRAGAPAAPQAEAARDPELLLFVWALVPVVFFSLSKSKLPGYILPAVPGWTMFMALRVERWGRESGRGRTGVLALHAALCAALVVLAIAAPYAAVTRGHVVVRPPMLALMVVAAIIVWSGVFFTLRAQGLRMLRFATLAAVVVALAVVVRWAGPAIDATQSARPVARELTNIDQGAKSIAVLHVRRQVEYGLNFYRNAKIASYDRAEIPPGEHLLVAREGSQPELDILLAGRRVSHVGEYLPQGLEFYWIGPPGSAAHQH is encoded by the coding sequence ATGCAAAAGCGCAGCCTGTGGACCGACCTGGGAACGCTGGCGGCGTTCTGCGCGTTTTTCTTCGTCTTCGGGGCGGGCGCCATCGGGCTGGCCGGCGCCGACGAGCCGCGCTACGCGCAGATCGCGCGCGAGATGCTGGCGCGCGGCGAGTGGATCGTCCCCATCCTGAACGGCCAGCCGTGGCTGGAGAAGCCCATCCTTTATTACTGGGAGGCGATGCTGGCGTATCGCCTCTTTGGTGTGAGCGAACTGGCGGCGCGGTTGCCTTCGGCGATCAGCGCGGCGGTGATGGTGTTTGGAGTTTATTTGTTTGTGCGGGGCGAGGCTGTGTGGCGATCGGAAGGCGAGCTGCAGCGTTCCGACTCGCCGTCCGGCATGGACGCGGCCCTGATGACGGCGTCCACCGTCGCGGTGATCGGGTTCGCGCACGGCGCCGGCACGGACATGCTGCTGGCGGCGAATTTCACCCTCGGAATGCTGGCGTGGATGGCGTGGCGGCGCCACGAAAAACGCACCTGGCTGGCGGCGTTCTACTTCTTCATGGCGCTGGGCATGCTGGCCAAGGGGCCGGTGGCGCCGGGGCTCGCCGCGATCATCATCGTGATCTTTGCCGTGCTGCGTCGCGAGCGGCGGCTGGTGTGGCGCACGCTTTGGCTGCCGGGCATCGCGCTGTTCTGCGCGGTGGCGCTGCCCTGGTACTCGGCCGTGCAGGCGCGCACCGGGACGTTCTTCCGTGTCTTCTTTCTCGAGCACAACCTGGAGCGCTTCGGGACCGACCTCTACCGGCACTCGCAGCCCTTTTGGTATTACGTCCCTGTGCTGTTGCTGTGCCTGGCGCCGTGGACGGTGTTCGCAGTGGCCGCGATGGTCGATGCCGTGAAGCGCCGGCGGGCGGGGGCGCCCGCCGCTCCCCAAGCGGAAGCAGCGCGCGATCCAGAACTGCTGCTGTTTGTTTGGGCGCTCGTGCCCGTCGTCTTCTTTTCGCTGTCGAAGTCGAAGCTTCCCGGATACATTCTGCCGGCCGTGCCCGGCTGGACGATGTTCATGGCGCTGCGAGTTGAGCGCTGGGGGCGCGAATCGGGCCGCGGCCGTACCGGCGTGCTGGCGTTGCACGCGGCGCTGTGCGCTGCGCTTGTCGTGCTGGCCATCGCCGCGCCCTACGCTGCGGTGACCCGCGGACACGTGGTGGTCCGTCCGCCAATGCTGGCGTTGATGGTGGTGGCCGCGATCATCGTGTGGTCGGGCGTGTTCTTCACGCTGCGCGCCCAGGGTTTGCGCATGCTGCGCTTCGCGACGCTGGCAGCGGTGGTCGTGGCGCTGGCGGTGGTGGTGCGCTGGGCGGGGCCGGCGATTGACGCGACGCAGTCGGCGCGCCCGGTCGCGCGCGAGCTGACCAACATTGATCAGGGCGCGAAATCCATTGCGGTGCTGCACGTGCGCCGCCAGGTGGAGTACGGGTTGAACTTCTATCGCAACGCGAAAATCGCCAGCTACGATCGGGCCGAGATTCCTCCCGGCGAGCATTTGCTGGTGGCGCGCGAGGGCTCGCAGCCGGAGCTCGACATTCTGCTTGCGGGGCGGCGCGTGTCGCACGTCGGCGAGTACCTGCCGCAGGGACTGGAGTTCTACTGGATCGGTCCGCCGGGCTCGGCGGCGCACCAGCACTGA
- a CDS encoding bifunctional oligoribonuclease/PAP phosphatase NrnA, whose product MLTEVLRQIERRDDFLLTSHARPDGDAIGSALACCQVLRAMGKQAEVVMHDPVPVIYRPLPFSDQVRESGAVNGRYEAAIILECDSVQRTRLEGLDPAVQFLINIDHHSTARPFAHINWIDPAACATAEMVYRLACEAGVKISADVATCLYTAVLTDTGSFAYSGTNERTFALAQELVRLGANPALIARNVYFSNPLSKMKLLGAALDNLHRSDNVTCMHVTRADMERCHALDEDAEGLVNYALSVAGVEVAVFFRELGDGRWRVSLRSKGRVNVAAVAEGFGGGGHECASGFSLDGPLSEATDRVRQALANAPPRKQGSCT is encoded by the coding sequence ATGCTGACAGAAGTTCTCCGGCAAATCGAACGGCGGGACGACTTCCTGCTGACCTCGCACGCGCGTCCCGACGGCGACGCGATCGGCTCGGCGCTGGCCTGCTGCCAGGTGCTCCGCGCCATGGGCAAGCAGGCCGAGGTGGTGATGCACGACCCTGTCCCGGTCATCTACCGCCCGCTGCCGTTTTCCGACCAGGTGCGCGAGTCGGGCGCGGTGAACGGGCGCTACGAGGCGGCCATCATCCTGGAATGCGACAGCGTGCAGCGCACGCGGCTGGAAGGCCTGGATCCCGCAGTGCAATTTCTCATCAACATTGACCACCACTCCACCGCCCGGCCGTTCGCGCACATCAACTGGATCGATCCCGCGGCCTGTGCCACCGCGGAGATGGTTTACCGGCTGGCATGCGAAGCCGGCGTGAAGATCTCGGCCGACGTGGCCACCTGCCTTTACACCGCCGTGCTCACCGACACCGGTTCATTCGCCTATTCGGGCACGAATGAGCGGACCTTTGCGCTGGCGCAGGAACTGGTCCGGCTGGGCGCCAACCCGGCGCTGATTGCGCGCAACGTGTATTTCTCCAATCCGCTTTCGAAGATGAAGCTGCTGGGCGCGGCGCTCGACAATTTGCATCGCTCCGACAATGTGACGTGCATGCACGTGACGCGCGCCGACATGGAGCGCTGCCACGCTCTCGACGAAGACGCGGAAGGACTGGTGAACTACGCGCTCAGCGTGGCCGGCGTGGAAGTCGCCGTCTTCTTCCGCGAGCTGGGTGACGGGCGCTGGCGCGTGAGCCTGCGCAGCAAGGGACGCGTCAACGTGGCGGCCGTAGCGGAAGGCTTTGGCGGCGGCGGGCACGAATGCGCCAGCGGCTTCTCGCTGGACGGCCCGCTCAGCGAGGCCACCGATCGGGTACGCCAGGCGCTGGCGAACGCGCCGCCGAGAAAACAGGGAAGCTGCACGTAG
- the rbfA gene encoding 30S ribosome-binding factor RbfA, whose protein sequence is MEHRQQQHHRARVAEALREEVTSIVEGELSDPRVAGVSVSDFHLSGDGKTVRVFVTVHGEEDEGERALAGLGAAKGYIRRELVARLGLRQSPELIFELDRSQQCGARIDELLRRAGKRKR, encoded by the coding sequence ATGGAACATCGCCAACAGCAGCATCATCGTGCGCGCGTGGCCGAGGCCCTGCGCGAGGAGGTCACCAGCATCGTCGAGGGCGAGCTCTCCGACCCGCGCGTGGCGGGCGTCTCGGTGAGCGATTTCCATCTCTCCGGCGACGGCAAGACGGTACGGGTGTTCGTGACCGTGCACGGCGAAGAGGATGAGGGCGAGCGCGCGCTGGCCGGCTTGGGCGCGGCGAAGGGATACATCCGCCGCGAACTGGTGGCGCGGCTTGGCCTGCGGCAATCACCGGAATTAATTTTTGAACTGGACAGGTCGCAACAATGCGGCGCTAGAATTGACGAACTTCTCCGGCGCGCCGGCAAACGCAAGCGCTGA
- a CDS encoding DUF503 domain-containing protein — protein sequence MPVAHLTVELRIEAAHSLKDKRQAVRSVKDKLRARFNVSVAELEPDNAWQRATIGVVSISDSRDYLRGLMEKVEREATRVANNAGAEVVDAFVEYY from the coding sequence ATGCCGGTTGCCCACCTCACGGTCGAATTGCGCATCGAGGCGGCGCACTCGCTGAAAGACAAGCGGCAGGCGGTGCGCTCGGTCAAGGACAAGCTGCGCGCGCGCTTCAACGTCTCGGTCGCCGAACTGGAGCCGGACAATGCGTGGCAGCGCGCCACCATCGGGGTGGTCAGCATATCGGACTCGCGCGACTACCTGCGCGGGCTCATGGAAAAAGTGGAGCGCGAAGCCACGCGCGTGGCCAACAACGCCGGCGCCGAAGTGGTGGACGCGTTTGTGGAATACTACTAG
- a CDS encoding DUF433 domain-containing protein has product MAVDWRKVITFEPDKMGGQPCIRGMRMTVYDVLDYLASGMTVEEILHDFPYLTREDIQASLAFVNEMVRGSMYVPS; this is encoded by the coding sequence ATGGCGGTGGACTGGCGGAAGGTCATTACGTTCGAGCCCGATAAGATGGGTGGGCAGCCGTGCATCCGGGGGATGCGAATGACGGTGTACGACGTACTCGACTACCTCGCATCGGGGATGACAGTTGAGGAAATCCTGCACGACTTTCCGTACCTGACCCGCGAAGATATCCAGGCGAGTCTTGCATTCGTGAATGAGATGGTCCGTGGCAGCATGTACGTGCCGTCTTGA
- the infB gene encoding translation initiation factor IF-2: protein MQPKIRINDLARELEVKSKAILDVLPQVGVTEKKTHSSSIEVDEAERVRQFFAKQAERDRDGRGAPSRGGEPEIKTKIDLSKISRPGDVQRVISQQAPAAPRPAGPAAAPPAATPLAPRPVIRPAAPPAAAAQPPAPATPVSAPPAAPASAAPVSAAPAAPAAPVRPQAPPPAPVEGSRAEASSPAAPPRRVIVPQTGPRPVYQAPTPQPGQPIARRPGTTPGQPIARAPGRPEPGKPIFQRPRPSAPGARPALRPGERRPMHPTTPRPMGGGPGMAPSPARPAGRPGAPSRRPGQRYVPRGVKEGPMKGFVPPPRLSLSTEPLPITRAITITEGISVKDLAEKLEIRGKDLITRLLAKGVFATINQTLDAELASEMARFFGAETNVVSFEEQAEKEMAQQAESTEEAQAAGPRPPVVTIMGHVDHGKTTLLDSIRATNVAGGEAGGITQHIGAYKVTIQDKNSPAYGRQIVFIDTPGHEAFTRMRARGAKVTDIVVLVVSADDGVMPQTLEAIDHAKAANVPIIVAVNKIDKPDAMPERVKKQLADRGLMPEDWGGTTVFVEVSAKQKTNLNLLMEMICLVADLQELKASPERSATGTVLEAKLDRGRGPVATVLVQNGTLRAGDSFVAGNVYGRVRAMFDDRSQALEEAGPSTPVELLGLEGLPAAGDQFVVADREKAKQISEYREMKSREAALAKTSRVSLEGLAEQIKTAGVKELPIILKGDVQGSIEVLGDLLTKLSTEKVKIKLLHASVGAITETDVLLASASNAIIIGFNVRPERKAQELAEQEKVDIRLHSIIYELQDEMKKAMQGLLEPTIRETYQGRAEVRETFRIPKVGMVAGCYVQDGSIKRDSEVRLLRDNVVVFKGKVASLRRFKEDVAEVRNGLECGISIQNYADVKVGDVIEAFVTERIAAEAIA from the coding sequence ATGCAGCCGAAGATCCGAATCAACGACCTGGCGCGCGAGCTGGAAGTCAAGAGCAAGGCGATTCTTGACGTCCTGCCGCAGGTCGGTGTGACCGAGAAAAAGACCCACTCCAGCTCCATCGAGGTGGATGAAGCCGAGCGGGTGCGCCAGTTCTTCGCGAAACAGGCGGAGCGCGACAGGGACGGCCGGGGCGCGCCCTCGCGGGGCGGCGAGCCGGAAATCAAGACCAAGATTGACCTCTCCAAGATTTCGCGTCCCGGCGACGTGCAGCGCGTGATCAGCCAGCAGGCGCCGGCCGCGCCGCGACCAGCTGGTCCGGCTGCTGCTCCGCCAGCGGCGACCCCCCTAGCGCCCCGGCCGGTCATTCGTCCGGCGGCGCCGCCCGCGGCGGCGGCACAGCCGCCGGCGCCAGCAACGCCGGTGAGCGCGCCGCCGGCAGCACCGGCGTCCGCCGCACCGGTTTCCGCAGCGCCGGCAGCACCGGCGGCGCCGGTGCGTCCGCAGGCGCCTCCGCCGGCCCCGGTTGAGGGGTCGCGAGCAGAAGCATCGAGCCCGGCGGCCCCGCCGCGGCGCGTGATCGTGCCGCAGACCGGGCCGCGTCCGGTGTACCAGGCGCCCACGCCGCAGCCGGGACAGCCGATCGCGCGGCGTCCAGGCACGACGCCGGGACAGCCCATCGCGCGCGCGCCGGGACGTCCTGAGCCCGGCAAGCCGATTTTTCAGCGTCCACGGCCGTCTGCGCCCGGCGCGCGTCCGGCGCTGCGTCCCGGCGAGCGGCGCCCGATGCATCCCACCACGCCGCGTCCCATGGGGGGCGGCCCGGGGATGGCGCCGTCGCCGGCGCGTCCCGCGGGGCGTCCGGGCGCGCCTTCGCGGCGTCCGGGCCAGCGCTACGTTCCGCGCGGCGTGAAGGAAGGGCCGATGAAGGGCTTCGTTCCGCCGCCGCGGCTCTCGCTCTCCACCGAGCCGCTGCCGATCACGCGCGCCATCACGATTACCGAAGGCATCAGCGTGAAGGACCTGGCGGAGAAACTGGAAATCCGCGGCAAGGACCTGATCACGCGGCTGCTCGCGAAAGGCGTGTTCGCCACCATCAATCAGACGCTCGATGCCGAGCTCGCCAGCGAGATGGCGCGCTTCTTCGGCGCCGAGACCAACGTGGTCAGCTTCGAAGAGCAGGCGGAAAAGGAGATGGCGCAGCAGGCCGAGTCGACCGAAGAGGCGCAGGCGGCCGGACCGCGTCCGCCGGTGGTCACCATCATGGGCCACGTGGACCACGGTAAGACGACGCTGCTCGATTCGATCCGCGCGACGAACGTTGCCGGCGGCGAGGCGGGCGGCATTACGCAGCACATAGGCGCGTACAAGGTCACCATCCAGGACAAGAATTCGCCGGCGTACGGCCGGCAGATCGTGTTTATTGATACGCCGGGTCACGAAGCGTTCACGCGCATGCGCGCGCGGGGCGCCAAGGTGACAGACATCGTTGTGCTGGTCGTCTCGGCCGACGATGGGGTGATGCCGCAGACGCTGGAGGCCATTGACCACGCCAAGGCGGCGAATGTGCCAATCATCGTCGCGGTGAACAAGATCGACAAGCCCGACGCGATGCCCGAGCGCGTGAAGAAGCAGCTCGCCGATCGCGGCCTGATGCCGGAAGACTGGGGCGGCACGACGGTGTTCGTCGAGGTGAGCGCCAAACAGAAGACGAACCTGAACCTGCTGATGGAAATGATCTGCCTGGTGGCCGACCTGCAAGAGCTCAAGGCGTCGCCGGAGCGCTCCGCCACGGGCACGGTGCTGGAAGCCAAGCTCGATCGCGGACGCGGGCCAGTCGCCACCGTGCTGGTCCAGAACGGCACGCTGCGCGCCGGCGACAGCTTCGTGGCCGGCAACGTCTATGGCCGCGTGCGCGCCATGTTCGACGATCGCAGCCAGGCGCTGGAAGAAGCCGGGCCGTCGACGCCGGTCGAACTGCTCGGCCTCGAAGGGCTGCCCGCTGCCGGCGACCAGTTCGTAGTGGCGGACCGCGAGAAGGCGAAGCAGATTTCCGAGTATCGCGAGATGAAGTCGCGCGAGGCGGCGCTGGCCAAGACGTCGCGCGTATCGCTGGAAGGCCTGGCCGAGCAGATCAAGACTGCCGGCGTGAAAGAGCTGCCCATCATCCTGAAGGGCGACGTGCAGGGGTCCATCGAAGTTCTTGGAGACCTGCTCACCAAGCTCTCCACCGAGAAGGTGAAGATCAAGCTGCTGCACGCGTCGGTGGGCGCCATCACGGAGACGGACGTGCTGCTGGCGTCGGCGTCGAACGCGATTATCATCGGGTTCAACGTGCGGCCGGAGCGGAAGGCGCAGGAGCTGGCCGAGCAGGAGAAGGTCGACATCCGCCTGCACTCGATCATTTACGAGCTGCAGGATGAGATGAAGAAGGCGATGCAGGGCCTGCTCGAACCGACCATCAGGGAGACCTACCAGGGCCGCGCCGAAGTGCGCGAGACGTTCCGCATCCCCAAGGTCGGCATGGTCGCCGGCTGCTACGTGCAGGACGGCTCGATCAAGCGCGATTCGGAAGTCCGGCTGCTGCGCGACAACGTGGTGGTGTTCAAGGGCAAGGTCGCGTCGCTGCGCCGCTTCAAGGAAGACGTTGCCGAAGTCCGCAACGGCCTGGAGTGCGGCATCTCGATCCAGAACTACGCCGACGTCAAGGTTGGCGACGTGATCGAGGCGTTCGTCACCGAGCGGATCGCGGCGGAAGCGATCGCATAG
- the nusA gene encoding transcription termination factor NusA yields the protein MASDLYNTIDALSREKGIDPQIVVSAVEDAMVIATRKSLKTQENMRAVLDRDTGTINVYAVKSVVEAPEQVEDPNAQITLEEAKREDPNVEVGGEVRWLRASHQMSNPTGLGRISAQLAKQVIFQKVREAERDTVYNEYIGRVNEIVNATVKRVEGPDVIFDIGKAEARMPRKEQSRLESFAVGERVRVVIARVEKASKGPQVVVSRAAPELVQHLFQTEVPEIYDNTVVIRAIAREAGERTKIAVMSKDKDVDAVGACVGMKGMRVQSIIRELRGEKIDIIEFHEDPVTFAEKALQPAKVSRVSVVDGAEKQLEVIVDDTQLSLAIGKKGQNVRLAAKLLGWKIDIKSEEEKRQEVEQQMQALVGSSTPLEKVPDLGEGVMEKLVAAGITTVESLADMTPEQLEAIPGIGPKTVEKISIAVNNYFSSLESGEAASTDSVLTEGEGPAEKDPPSQVVALEQPAGVQPAVDDEGANAAGMSGTTAGLDQAADEASQSVQELVEEGQDLEAAGVSGVENAPPADVAEVSTHGEHPDEDQIPEEKK from the coding sequence ATGGCAAGCGATCTGTACAACACCATTGACGCACTGAGCCGCGAGAAGGGCATTGATCCGCAGATCGTGGTCAGCGCCGTCGAAGACGCCATGGTGATAGCGACGCGCAAGTCGCTCAAGACGCAGGAGAACATGCGCGCCGTGCTCGACCGCGACACGGGCACGATCAACGTGTACGCCGTCAAGTCGGTGGTGGAAGCGCCCGAGCAGGTGGAAGACCCGAACGCGCAGATCACGCTGGAAGAGGCCAAGCGCGAGGACCCCAACGTGGAAGTGGGCGGCGAAGTGCGCTGGCTGAGGGCCAGCCACCAGATGTCGAACCCGACGGGCCTGGGCCGGATTTCGGCGCAACTGGCCAAGCAGGTGATCTTCCAGAAAGTGCGCGAGGCCGAGCGCGACACGGTTTACAACGAGTACATCGGGCGCGTGAACGAGATCGTGAACGCCACGGTGAAGCGCGTGGAAGGCCCGGACGTGATCTTCGACATCGGCAAGGCGGAGGCGCGCATGCCGCGCAAGGAGCAGTCGCGGCTGGAGTCGTTCGCCGTGGGCGAGCGGGTGCGCGTGGTGATCGCGCGGGTGGAAAAGGCGTCGAAGGGGCCGCAGGTGGTGGTGTCGCGCGCAGCGCCCGAGCTGGTGCAGCACCTGTTCCAGACCGAAGTGCCCGAGATTTACGACAATACGGTGGTGATCCGCGCCATTGCGCGCGAGGCCGGCGAGCGCACCAAGATCGCCGTCATGTCAAAAGACAAAGATGTGGACGCCGTGGGCGCGTGCGTCGGCATGAAGGGCATGCGGGTGCAGAGCATCATTCGCGAGCTGCGCGGCGAGAAGATCGACATCATCGAGTTCCACGAAGACCCGGTCACGTTCGCCGAGAAGGCGCTGCAGCCGGCGAAGGTCAGCCGCGTCTCGGTGGTTGACGGCGCGGAGAAACAGCTGGAAGTGATCGTGGACGACACGCAGCTCTCGCTCGCCATCGGCAAGAAGGGGCAGAACGTGCGCCTGGCGGCGAAGCTGCTGGGCTGGAAGATCGACATCAAGAGCGAGGAAGAGAAGCGCCAGGAAGTGGAGCAGCAGATGCAGGCGCTGGTCGGCTCCTCGACGCCGCTGGAGAAGGTGCCTGACCTGGGCGAAGGCGTGATGGAGAAGCTGGTCGCCGCCGGCATCACGACGGTCGAGTCGCTGGCGGACATGACGCCCGAGCAGCTGGAGGCGATACCCGGCATCGGGCCCAAGACGGTGGAAAAAATCAGTATCGCGGTCAATAATTACTTTTCCAGCCTGGAATCAGGGGAAGCGGCGTCCACAGATTCGGTGCTCACCGAGGGCGAGGGCCCGGCGGAGAAAGACCCGCCTTCGCAGGTGGTGGCGCTGGAGCAGCCAGCCGGTGTGCAGCCGGCGGTGGATGACGAGGGAGCGAACGCGGCAGGCATGTCGGGCACAACGGCCGGGCTGGACCAGGCGGCCGACGAAGCGTCCCAGAGCGTGCAGGAATTGGTGGAAGAAGGCCAGGATTTGGAAGCAGCGGGCGTGTCCGGCGTGGAGAATGCTCCGCCGGCGGATGTGGCCGAGGTAAGTACCCACGGCGAACATCCCGACGAGGACCAGATCCCAGAAGAAAAAAAGTAG
- the rimP gene encoding ribosome maturation factor RimP, which translates to MTPAEELVRGIAERVAATYGLEVVSVELRGGGKARTLRITLDRDPQNQHRVPGSEYREQGGSAQGGAAASQGGVTLDDCQNVSREVSTILDVEDVIPGGAYTLEVSSPGLDRKLVRPRDYERFTGSKVRVVTREPVNGQKHFEGRLAGFADGRLRVELPASKKKAKKSKDKAADEGLGARQDEAAAATVEIELSNVERANLAPEF; encoded by the coding sequence ATGACGCCGGCGGAGGAGCTCGTACGCGGGATTGCTGAACGGGTAGCCGCCACATACGGGCTGGAAGTGGTCAGCGTGGAGCTGCGCGGCGGGGGCAAGGCGCGGACGCTGCGAATCACGCTCGATCGGGACCCGCAGAACCAGCACCGCGTACCGGGTAGCGAGTACCGAGAACAAGGCGGTTCGGCGCAGGGCGGAGCGGCGGCATCGCAGGGCGGGGTAACGCTCGATGATTGCCAGAACGTGAGCCGCGAGGTGAGCACGATCCTGGATGTGGAGGACGTGATACCCGGGGGAGCGTACACGCTGGAGGTTTCGTCGCCCGGGCTGGACCGGAAGCTGGTCCGGCCGCGGGACTACGAGCGCTTCACCGGCAGCAAGGTCCGCGTGGTTACGCGGGAGCCGGTGAACGGGCAAAAGCACTTCGAGGGGCGGCTGGCAGGGTTCGCCGACGGACGGCTTCGGGTGGAACTGCCGGCATCGAAGAAGAAGGCGAAGAAGTCAAAGGACAAGGCCGCGGACGAGGGCCTCGGGGCGAGGCAGGACGAGGCGGCGGCGGCGACGGTTGAGATCGAATTGAGCAACGTTGAGCGGGCGAACCTGGCGCCGGAGTTCTAG
- a CDS encoding MBL fold metallo-hydrolase — protein sequence MRNLIAALLLSTTFAAAQTAAQPAAPLAPAGPTFTLHKLAEGVYAAVTIDGKGAGGNAGFVIGDDGVLVIDSFTPESSARELLAEIRKLTPLPVRYLVNTHYHMDHTGGNGVYAQAGAAIIAHPNVRTWLRTENMKFFGPNATPEQKSRVESLTLPSIVYHGAGLDIYLGNRQVLLRFDPGHTGGDTLIAVPDAKVVFGGDLLWNARFPNMMDASTGPWIETLDTLIAAHPDFTFVPGHGEVGGVDFLRAQRDYFNDLRKAVSDARASGKSPADLVAAIQPQLAKGREPWGFQRFLPLNIQQQAAEQAGAKKVPQP from the coding sequence ATGCGCAACCTGATCGCCGCCCTCCTTCTATCTACCACCTTCGCCGCAGCTCAGACCGCCGCTCAGCCCGCCGCGCCGCTAGCTCCCGCCGGGCCGACCTTCACGCTGCACAAGCTCGCCGAGGGCGTGTACGCCGCCGTGACCATTGACGGCAAGGGCGCGGGCGGCAACGCCGGGTTCGTGATCGGTGACGACGGCGTGCTGGTCATCGACTCGTTCACCCCCGAGTCGTCGGCGCGCGAACTGCTCGCCGAGATCCGCAAGCTCACCCCGCTCCCGGTGCGCTACCTGGTGAACACCCACTACCACATGGACCACACCGGCGGAAACGGCGTGTACGCGCAGGCGGGCGCGGCCATCATCGCGCATCCCAACGTGCGCACCTGGCTGCGCACCGAGAACATGAAGTTCTTCGGGCCAAACGCGACGCCCGAGCAGAAGTCGCGCGTGGAATCGCTCACGCTGCCCAGCATCGTCTACCACGGCGCGGGGCTCGACATCTACCTCGGCAACCGCCAGGTGCTGCTGCGCTTCGATCCGGGCCACACCGGCGGCGACACCCTCATCGCCGTGCCCGACGCCAAGGTCGTCTTCGGCGGCGACCTGCTGTGGAACGCGCGCTTCCCCAACATGATGGACGCGTCCACCGGGCCCTGGATCGAAACGCTCGACACGCTCATCGCCGCCCATCCCGACTTCACCTTCGTCCCCGGACACGGCGAAGTCGGCGGCGTGGACTTCCTCCGCGCCCAGCGCGACTACTTCAACGACCTGCGCAAGGCGGTCAGCGACGCGCGCGCTTCCGGCAAATCCCCCGCCGACCTGGTCGCCGCCATCCAGCCGCAACTGGCCAAAGGCCGCGAGCCGTGGGGCTTCCAGCGCTTCCTGCCGCTGAACATCCAGCAGCAGGCGGCAGAGCAGGCAGGCGCCAAGAAGGTGCCGCAGCCGTGA